From the Anaerolineales bacterium genome, one window contains:
- a CDS encoding CPBP family intramembrane metalloprotease, with protein sequence MKLPKLENTADVGILIIVLMLLGLAVTWPLLGQWEAVRGFGAELLILAVTFYIARQYLPWEDAPRERIRRPGPELWIGLLGFVVFYIAWPFVAGGGGPVVFLAPGILAALTLAALRYGRAAWGLRWPTGRELIVLAVVAAVAVGLSRLFGGLLPPSEAQLLATHRPLIPGLMLDFSQIGANLLPALLIVFLTVIGYELYFRVFLQTRLAQVLPGRWALFAQAALYFAGAMLPLLIVSRGDPSVFPPASVLTQFAMLSNGVLAGYFWRKTGSLPLLVLLHLLAFVRWGL encoded by the coding sequence ATGAAACTTCCCAAACTCGAAAACACCGCCGATGTCGGCATCTTGATTATCGTACTCATGCTGCTGGGCCTGGCCGTGACCTGGCCGCTGCTGGGCCAATGGGAGGCCGTGCGCGGCTTCGGCGCTGAGCTGCTGATCTTGGCCGTGACCTTTTACATCGCCCGCCAGTACCTGCCCTGGGAAGACGCGCCGCGCGAGCGCATCCGCCGCCCCGGCCCCGAACTGTGGATCGGCCTGCTGGGCTTTGTGGTTTTCTACATCGCCTGGCCCTTCGTGGCGGGCGGCGGCGGCCCGGTGGTCTTCCTGGCGCCCGGCATCCTGGCCGCCCTGACCCTGGCGGCGCTGCGCTATGGCCGGGCCGCCTGGGGCCTGCGCTGGCCCACCGGGCGTGAGCTGATCGTGCTGGCCGTGGTGGCCGCCGTGGCCGTCGGCCTCAGCCGCCTGTTTGGCGGCCTGCTGCCCCCCAGCGAGGCGCAGCTCCTGGCTACCCACCGGCCGCTGATCCCCGGCTTGATGCTGGACTTTAGCCAGATAGGGGCCAACCTGCTGCCCGCCCTGCTCATCGTCTTCTTGACTGTCATCGGCTATGAACTGTACTTCCGCGTCTTCCTGCAGACGCGCCTGGCGCAGGTACTGCCGGGCCGTTGGGCGCTGTTCGCCCAGGCCGCCCTGTACTTCGCCGGCGCCATGCTGCCGCTGCTGATCGTCAGCCGCGGCGACCCCAGCGTCTTCCCGCCGGCCTCGGTGCTGACCCAGTTCGCCATGCTCTCCAACGGTGTGCTGGCCGGCTATTTCTGGCGAAAAACCGGGAGTCTGCCCTTGCTGGTGCTGCTGCACCTGCTGGCGTTCGTCAGGTGGGGGCTGTAG